The Diorhabda carinulata isolate Delta chromosome 4, icDioCari1.1, whole genome shotgun sequence genomic interval TCAGAAATTGAATTGCCcaatagattattttattttttaatttactaatttatcaataataattgttgCCCCTTTACCCTTTTTGATAAAGTTTATatagattaaaatatttcattccaagtaatttttttatagtaatcacgatgtacaaaatttggttttttttacttataacaGTTTATTGTAACTGTTTGGCTCAAACTGATAATTCAACAACTAATATTAAATCTCAAAATTTAGAAGAAAGCAACTTGAGTCAAAACGCTAGCGATGAGAGTGTAGATTTAGAAAATGGAACGAACGTTGCAGGTAAAATCGAAtgtctatttaattttattaggaCACGCTGTACAGTATTTTGACTATATGTCTTATTTTAgtcataattttgaaattactaGACCAATCGGAATGCTCCAGTGAAATGTagttttttcctaaattttagcttcgtaattttttgttttgaggcgaaaaaattttgtaaaaaaataaggCTTACAATGTTTGGCACGTGTTGGTTGTCTCAAAATTAACGTAAGATTTTAAGTAAACAGTAAACACAATTTTTAGtcttttgattgaattttttttaatttaatcataaaGTACGTAGAATTGAGTTAGTTATGGAAGTACATTTCGGACAAATAGCCTCCACGGCTTTGCATACACATACGCAATTCGTTTTTTGGTTATGTTGTTGATTAGAATCTAGTAtccagataaaaatattattgtattacTTTCCAAATTCCCTTCAGCACCAAATTACGTATCATATGCAAATAGTATCAATTAATAGTATCCCAAAGCTTcctacgaggtctggctattaaataacgccTAGAGGGCACCCTAGACGGTTGggctgaaaaatttttggtgcgttgggtatctagatatcttgtctatgcacgtcccaaaacacgatTTCGTcgctattatagtatttgtgcagtagcggtttgaaatttctcgttaaattgaaaaaaactcaaactgagtgctataaattgttgcaagaggcttatgagaacaattctctatctcgtgcttgtttttttgagtggtgtaagctcTTTAATGAGTgcctgaagatgaccagcgcccaggtcgccatgtgactgtttcaacttcGGAAAccgtgaccaaaatcaaccaaattgtgcgtgcagatcgtcgactgagcatccggatgattgccgaggctgtaaacaccgataaagaaacggttagaaaaattttagacatgacaaaagtctgtgcgaagttgttgccaaaaaatctgactcttgaccaaaagctcttgcgtcaacgggtctgctcagatttccttggaaggttagaaatgttagaaaaagatctgctttaaaatggacccgatttgagtcaagggaagcggtaaagcaaaaaacggaaGAGctcctcaccaaagaagacttccagcactgcttcgatcaacgGAAAAAACGTATGGTAAGGTATGAGGGGAGGAAAGTATATTGAAAcactttttcgtaaccagtctcgttatttaatagccagccCTCGTACATCAGTTGTGTCGACTAGTACCGGTTAtaacttttttcacatttttcgaACACTTTTACTTTCAAAAAACATCTCCTAAAATTTCATAgcgaaattcgaaataataagaaagttataatagttttttcatcaatttttttattcaaaggtGGATGGATGGATTTgaggtctcgtatacactgcgacccaaggaatctattgtgtccccctttcttgctgcgatactggggaaCCCAATGTTTGAAGCTGCGGCTTTAAATGCCAGACaccttcgtcttctatttcatacgcttccaGGTGTAGTGCCTTGGAGTTACTAGTTGCTGTCCTCTGTACAACAAAGCCTGCACGttgcattatctgctaggtccaGCATCTtctggtgtttgttgaggcgaaaaggccccgatagaactcctgttagtattcgaaGATTGTTCttagatcttctctggttatagtttctcTTTACCTGTCTCAACACCTGTatgttgtcccaataattgattttaccTCTTTCCTgagctttttccattgttttgtagctgataccacagaagggttcaggtctCATGAAGGGCTTATCTGCCTCTACTTTAGCGGTGTATCCCGGACtccttcaaaaatatttttgaatttaaccGGTATATAAGATACGAGGGTTGAAAGTTATGAAAGTAGGTGTGGATTGCTTCGtggaaatttttctatatctttttgggaaatttaagttatttcttgataattctataattttaagGAAGATTTATCCTTTATAACAATCAGTTACAATTATTGCAATGAATGACTGATGGAATGAATCCGATCTTTGTTCTTGTTGCCAGGAATTGATTGTTATCTTGTTGTAGGTAATATACAGAACAATAAAAACGAAACAGAGGACACAAAATCGTATTCTGTTATAAATCCAAAAGCTAATTGTCTAGATGGATACAGGGCTGACAAAAACGGACGTTGTAGAgaaatttattagtttaaatCCAATATTAGgaatttagatattttaaatatgattttcgACTGCTTCTATTTTCGttaaatgcaaaataaaatgaaattttgggaaaaaattgtgtttatatAATGATTTTCTTCGCAAACCTTTGAATCTGAAATAGCCTGGTACGACTTTTGAgataattgaggttatgttatgtttaacctcttttttttttcaattgtggTATTGGTTTATTGTCgttatcatttttcattctattttttcaatgtattttttagttttatacaCTTTGAATCTTCTTCAATTGCATCTTTTCTTGGATCTCTCTCTTTTTCTTGACTGAATTGAAATCATTTCCGATTGTTTTCTCctgattttattcattttgtatcAACCTATTTTTCCGCGATATTTTCCTCTCTTTTCTATATACATACACCACCGGTCAAAAGTTTCAACCCACCTCATAATCCATCTAACCTCAAACGCTGAAGATAAACGACTCACAGGTCCAAAGACAGCaactcagatcaatgaatctgcTTTCTAGTACGTctacaatcaaaatatttttgaaaaatattaaacgtAGTACACCTGGCCAACACCAGcatatattaaatatcaaattgattATTGTAATCCTGTCTATTCATTCAAAACTTTAGATCATGTCTTATTAGTCCATGAAGCtgttcaatcttcctaattggtTTACCATttacaatttctttttaattctaTTCAACATATTTTAGTTCCCCCCAAGATAACTTCTGTCGACAGAACTTTCACAACTACTTACAAAGAAGACGTAATTCTACCTTGCGCGTATACAGGATCTCCAATTCCTGTTGTCACGTGGACAATCAATCATGTCAAATTCTCAAGAGACGCCGCAGGTAGAATCAAACAACTTCATAACGGTTCTCTTTTAATTCGCGACCCGACAAGTACCGACACCGGAGAATATTCTTGCCAAGTTAGAAACGATTTTGGTCAAGATGTTAAAACTTATCGTTTGGTAGTAAAAACACCCCCGAAGGCTCCTTCGGTTCAATTAGTTTCAACAACAAACAATTCTTtgactataaatataaaaccgaGCGATAATGAAGAAGAACCGATTCTTGGTTATAGCGTTCATTACAAAGAAGAATTCGGAGAATGGGAAACGATACAAATAGCGGATGAAAAGGAATTTACAATCGATAACTTGATATGCGGATCTAGATATAGACTTTATGTTAATGCTTTTAATAAGTGAGTggaattttatcatatatttatttggGGAAATCGTTTATCAAAACTGtaatttcaattatcaataatGGACGAAATCTCGAACAACCACGGTcacgaaatatataaatatatcggTATGTCTTTGATTGATCCATCTCCAATTAGTTTGACGTAATTTTcccatagagttaatattaaccATAGAGGGAGCGAGATCTGGAAACTTGTTCAACTGCTGCAAACTTCAATTGTAATAGCGAGTAGAGAAAATTGTAAATCGATGCTTTTCCAGTTTACATGCCACTTTTCTATCTTTTAGATTAACTCTATGGATTTTCTTAGGCTAAAactttcctaacctcaaatttttagaCTAATTTTAACAAGTTACGTCAAAAAGATCAAGCTAAGACGTGCAGGACGTCATGGTCTTATTCAAAATGGTGGCATACATGTCTCATAGCATAGTCAAAATGCACTTTCTCGGTACTATATATTTAAGATGTACGTGGATCTCTTGCAAAACCAACATAACCTTTTTAATTTACATTCGCTGAAAAAACTAGTTTGTTTGGTAGAATTTGGGGTGGGGTTTCATcgacaaaaaatgatttttaggttaggttagatcgcaccaaaagttttttcccaactgtaaactatttttttaggtATAATTACGTAATTAAAGGTAACGGAGGcaagttttatgataaaacacgattcctaggttaggttaggtcgatccaaaaaaaatttccccacctggaaactatttttttatgtagaattaGATAATTTAAAGTAGTGGAACTGTCATATGGGGTTTTATcgacaaaaaatgatttttaggttaggttagatcgcaccaaaagttttttcccaaccgtaaactatttttttaggtATAATTACGTAATTAAAGGTAACGGAGGcaagttttatgataaaacacgattcctaggttaggttaggtcgatccaaaaaaaatttccccacctggaaactatttttttatgtagaattaGATAATTTAAAGTAGTGGAACTGTCATATGGGGTTTTATcgacaaaaaatgatttttaggttaggttagatcgcaccaaaagttttttcccaactgtaaactatttttttaggtATAATTACGTAATTAAAGGTAACGGAGGcaagttttatgataaaacacgattcctaggttaggttaggtcgatccaaaaaaaatttccccacctggaaactatttttttatgtagaattaGATAATTTAAAGTAGTGGAACTGTCATATGGGGTTTTATcgacaaaaaatgatttttaggttaggttagatcgcaccaaaagttttttcccaactgtaaactatttttttaggtATAATTACGTAATTAAAGGTAACGGAGGcaagttttatgataaaacacgattcctaggttaggttaggtcgatcaaaaaaaatttccccACCTAGAAACTAGTTTTTTATGTAGAATTAGATAATTTAAAGTAGTGGAACTGTCATATGGGGTTTTATcgacaaaaaatgatttttaggttaggttagatcgcaccaaaagttttttcccaactgtaaactatttttttaggtATAATTACGTAATTAAAGGTAACGGAGGcaagttttatgataaaacacgattcctaggttaggttaggtcgatccaaaaaaaatttccccacctagaaactatttttttatgtagaattaGATAATTTAAAGTAGTGGAACTGTCATATGGGGTTTTATcgacaaaaaatgatttttaggttaggttaagttactCCAAAAATAGTTTTCCCACTTGGAAACTATTTTGTTATATAGATTTAGATAATTGAAGGGTGGTACAACGTGTCATATTGGGTTTCATAgaataaaacgatttttaagttaggttagatcgctccaaaagtttttttcctaactctaaactatttttttaggtAGAATCACGTAATTTAAGGTAGGGGAAACATGTTTTATGTGGTCTCATGGAAAAAAACGCTtcctaggttaggttaggtcgcTCTAAAAAATTTTCCTCACCTGGAaaccattttgttttcaaaaattagataatttgaAGTAGTAGCACGTGTCATATGGGGTTTTATGgaccaaaaatgatttttaggttaggttagatcgctccaaaaattgtttttccacctggaaactatttttttatgtagaattagatatttgaatgtagtGAAACTGTCATATGGGGTTTTATCgaccaaaaatgatttttaagttaggttaagttactCCAAAAATAGTTTTCCCACttggaaactatttttttaggtAGAATTACGTAATTTAAGGTAGGGGAAACATGTTTTATG includes:
- the LOC130893076 gene encoding cell adhesion molecule Dscam2-like; the encoded protein is MYKIWFFLLITVYCNCLAQTDNSTTNIKSQNLEESNLSQNASDESVDLENGTNVAVPPKITSVDRTFTTTYKEDVILPCAYTGSPIPVVTWTINHVKFSRDAAGRIKQLHNGSLLIRDPTSTDTGEYSCQVRNDFGQDVKTYRLVVKTPPKAPSVQLVSTTNNSLTINIKPSDNEEEPILGYSVHYKEEFGEWETIQIADEKEFTIDNLICGSRYRLYVNAFNNIGQGEPSDTILLKIKGTKPIIPKIDKFIVVLSTSAVLHFRAFPDGDCSLLYFVIELKKKIDTEWNQINNRAQPGGMLVIQDLDPGYWYQLRVTAHNSAGFSVGEYEFATLFVRSSNN